In Falco cherrug isolate bFalChe1 chromosome 5, bFalChe1.pri, whole genome shotgun sequence, one DNA window encodes the following:
- the BCAT1 gene encoding branched-chain-amino-acid aminotransferase, cytosolic isoform X3 has product MSKGCQNECTAGGCSEETAKYMTESFKASDLIITPATTFKEKPDPSGLVFGTVFTDNMLTIEWSLASGWEKPYIKPLENLSLHPASSSLHYAIELFEGMKAYRGVDGKIRLFRPTLNMDRMARSARRATLPSFDQNELLECIRKLVEVEKEWVPYSTTASLYIRPTLIGTEPSLGVKKPTKALLYVILSPVGPYFSSGSFNPISLWADPKYVRAWKGGTGDCKLGGNYGSSIYAQQEALELGCQQVLWLYGEDHQITEVGTMNLFLYWINEDGENELATPPLDGIILPGVTRQSILDLARNWGEFKVSERYITMSDLTTALEEGRVKEMFGAGTACVVCPISNILYKGKHLHIPTMENGPQLTTRFLNKLSDIQYGREDSDWAVLVS; this is encoded by the exons ggCTGTCAGAATGAATGCACGGCTGGAGGATGctcagaagaaacagcaaagtaTATGACTGAGTCTTTCAAG GCTTCAGACTTGATTATCACCCCAGCTACAACTTTCAAGGAAAAACCAGATCCCAGTGGTTTGGTATTTGGAACTGTGTTCACTGATAATATGCTGACAATTGAATGGTCCTTGGCTTCAGGATGGGAGAAACCTTATATTAAGCCGCTTGAGAACCTTTCATTGCATCCAGCCTCCTCATCTCTGCATTATGCCATCGAA TTGTTTGAAGGAATGAAGGCTTACCGAGGAGTAGATGGTAAAATCCGCCTGTTCCGGCCAACCCTCAACATGGACAGGATGGCACGATCAGCAAGACGAGCAACTCTGCCA tcTTTTGACCAGAATGAGCTGTTAGAGTGCATCCGGAAGCTTGTGGAAGTGGAAAAGGAGTGGGTCCCGTACTCAACAACTGCCAGCCTGTATATCCGTCCTACCCTAATTGGAACTGAG CCATCCCTTGGAGTGAAGAAGCCAACTAAAGCCCTACTGTATGTCATACTGAGCCCTGTGGGCCCTTACTTTTCAAGTGGAAGCTTTAATCCAATATCCTTATGGGCAGATCCAAAATATGTAAGAGCCTGGAAAGGAGGAACAGGGGACTGCAAACTAGGAGG gaaTTATGGTTCTTCTATTTATGCCCAGCAAGAAGCCCTGGAGTTAGGCTGTCAGCAGGTTTTGTGGCTCTATGGAGAAGATCACCAAATAACTGAAGTTGGAACAATGAATTTGTTTCTCTACTGGATAAATGAAGATGGAG AAAATGAACTGGCAACGCCACCTTTAGATGGCATCATCCTTCCAGGAGTGACAAGACAAAGCATTTTGGATTTGGCACGTAATTGG GGAGAATTTAAAGTGTCTGAGCGATATATCACCATGAGTGACCTGACAACTGCCTTGGAAGAGGGCAGAGTAAAGGAGATGTTTGGTGCTGGAACAGCTTGTGTTGTATGCCCCATCTCTAACATTTTATATAAGGGCAAG CATTTGCACATTCCAACTATGGAGAATGGACCTCAGTTAACAACCCGTTTCCTGAACAAGCTGAGTGATATCCAG
- the BCAT1 gene encoding branched-chain-amino-acid aminotransferase, cytosolic isoform X1 produces the protein MSKGCQNECTAGGCSEETAKYMTESFKASDLIITPATTFKEKPDPSGLVFGTVFTDNMLTIEWSLASGWEKPYIKPLENLSLHPASSSLHYAIEPRGQTEENLVPMLWLNEYTLFEGMKAYRGVDGKIRLFRPTLNMDRMARSARRATLPSFDQNELLECIRKLVEVEKEWVPYSTTASLYIRPTLIGTEPSLGVKKPTKALLYVILSPVGPYFSSGSFNPISLWADPKYVRAWKGGTGDCKLGGNYGSSIYAQQEALELGCQQVLWLYGEDHQITEVGTMNLFLYWINEDGENELATPPLDGIILPGVTRQSILDLARNWGEFKVSERYITMSDLTTALEEGRVKEMFGAGTACVVCPISNILYKGKHLHIPTMENGPQLTTRFLNKLSDIQYGREDSDWAVLVS, from the exons ggCTGTCAGAATGAATGCACGGCTGGAGGATGctcagaagaaacagcaaagtaTATGACTGAGTCTTTCAAG GCTTCAGACTTGATTATCACCCCAGCTACAACTTTCAAGGAAAAACCAGATCCCAGTGGTTTGGTATTTGGAACTGTGTTCACTGATAATATGCTGACAATTGAATGGTCCTTGGCTTCAGGATGGGAGAAACCTTATATTAAGCCGCTTGAGAACCTTTCATTGCATCCAGCCTCCTCATCTCTGCATTATGCCATCGAA CCAAGAGGACAGACAGAGGAGAATCTGGTGCCAATGCTGTGGCTCAATGAATACACA TTGTTTGAAGGAATGAAGGCTTACCGAGGAGTAGATGGTAAAATCCGCCTGTTCCGGCCAACCCTCAACATGGACAGGATGGCACGATCAGCAAGACGAGCAACTCTGCCA tcTTTTGACCAGAATGAGCTGTTAGAGTGCATCCGGAAGCTTGTGGAAGTGGAAAAGGAGTGGGTCCCGTACTCAACAACTGCCAGCCTGTATATCCGTCCTACCCTAATTGGAACTGAG CCATCCCTTGGAGTGAAGAAGCCAACTAAAGCCCTACTGTATGTCATACTGAGCCCTGTGGGCCCTTACTTTTCAAGTGGAAGCTTTAATCCAATATCCTTATGGGCAGATCCAAAATATGTAAGAGCCTGGAAAGGAGGAACAGGGGACTGCAAACTAGGAGG gaaTTATGGTTCTTCTATTTATGCCCAGCAAGAAGCCCTGGAGTTAGGCTGTCAGCAGGTTTTGTGGCTCTATGGAGAAGATCACCAAATAACTGAAGTTGGAACAATGAATTTGTTTCTCTACTGGATAAATGAAGATGGAG AAAATGAACTGGCAACGCCACCTTTAGATGGCATCATCCTTCCAGGAGTGACAAGACAAAGCATTTTGGATTTGGCACGTAATTGG GGAGAATTTAAAGTGTCTGAGCGATATATCACCATGAGTGACCTGACAACTGCCTTGGAAGAGGGCAGAGTAAAGGAGATGTTTGGTGCTGGAACAGCTTGTGTTGTATGCCCCATCTCTAACATTTTATATAAGGGCAAG CATTTGCACATTCCAACTATGGAGAATGGACCTCAGTTAACAACCCGTTTCCTGAACAAGCTGAGTGATATCCAG
- the BCAT1 gene encoding branched-chain-amino-acid aminotransferase, cytosolic isoform X2, producing MGCQNECTAGGCSEETAKYMTESFKASDLIITPATTFKEKPDPSGLVFGTVFTDNMLTIEWSLASGWEKPYIKPLENLSLHPASSSLHYAIEPRGQTEENLVPMLWLNEYTLFEGMKAYRGVDGKIRLFRPTLNMDRMARSARRATLPSFDQNELLECIRKLVEVEKEWVPYSTTASLYIRPTLIGTEPSLGVKKPTKALLYVILSPVGPYFSSGSFNPISLWADPKYVRAWKGGTGDCKLGGNYGSSIYAQQEALELGCQQVLWLYGEDHQITEVGTMNLFLYWINEDGENELATPPLDGIILPGVTRQSILDLARNWGEFKVSERYITMSDLTTALEEGRVKEMFGAGTACVVCPISNILYKGKHLHIPTMENGPQLTTRFLNKLSDIQYGREDSDWAVLVS from the exons ggCTGTCAGAATGAATGCACGGCTGGAGGATGctcagaagaaacagcaaagtaTATGACTGAGTCTTTCAAG GCTTCAGACTTGATTATCACCCCAGCTACAACTTTCAAGGAAAAACCAGATCCCAGTGGTTTGGTATTTGGAACTGTGTTCACTGATAATATGCTGACAATTGAATGGTCCTTGGCTTCAGGATGGGAGAAACCTTATATTAAGCCGCTTGAGAACCTTTCATTGCATCCAGCCTCCTCATCTCTGCATTATGCCATCGAA CCAAGAGGACAGACAGAGGAGAATCTGGTGCCAATGCTGTGGCTCAATGAATACACA TTGTTTGAAGGAATGAAGGCTTACCGAGGAGTAGATGGTAAAATCCGCCTGTTCCGGCCAACCCTCAACATGGACAGGATGGCACGATCAGCAAGACGAGCAACTCTGCCA tcTTTTGACCAGAATGAGCTGTTAGAGTGCATCCGGAAGCTTGTGGAAGTGGAAAAGGAGTGGGTCCCGTACTCAACAACTGCCAGCCTGTATATCCGTCCTACCCTAATTGGAACTGAG CCATCCCTTGGAGTGAAGAAGCCAACTAAAGCCCTACTGTATGTCATACTGAGCCCTGTGGGCCCTTACTTTTCAAGTGGAAGCTTTAATCCAATATCCTTATGGGCAGATCCAAAATATGTAAGAGCCTGGAAAGGAGGAACAGGGGACTGCAAACTAGGAGG gaaTTATGGTTCTTCTATTTATGCCCAGCAAGAAGCCCTGGAGTTAGGCTGTCAGCAGGTTTTGTGGCTCTATGGAGAAGATCACCAAATAACTGAAGTTGGAACAATGAATTTGTTTCTCTACTGGATAAATGAAGATGGAG AAAATGAACTGGCAACGCCACCTTTAGATGGCATCATCCTTCCAGGAGTGACAAGACAAAGCATTTTGGATTTGGCACGTAATTGG GGAGAATTTAAAGTGTCTGAGCGATATATCACCATGAGTGACCTGACAACTGCCTTGGAAGAGGGCAGAGTAAAGGAGATGTTTGGTGCTGGAACAGCTTGTGTTGTATGCCCCATCTCTAACATTTTATATAAGGGCAAG CATTTGCACATTCCAACTATGGAGAATGGACCTCAGTTAACAACCCGTTTCCTGAACAAGCTGAGTGATATCCAG
- the BCAT1 gene encoding branched-chain-amino-acid aminotransferase, cytosolic isoform X4, with product MTESFKASDLIITPATTFKEKPDPSGLVFGTVFTDNMLTIEWSLASGWEKPYIKPLENLSLHPASSSLHYAIEPRGQTEENLVPMLWLNEYTLFEGMKAYRGVDGKIRLFRPTLNMDRMARSARRATLPSFDQNELLECIRKLVEVEKEWVPYSTTASLYIRPTLIGTEPSLGVKKPTKALLYVILSPVGPYFSSGSFNPISLWADPKYVRAWKGGTGDCKLGGNYGSSIYAQQEALELGCQQVLWLYGEDHQITEVGTMNLFLYWINEDGENELATPPLDGIILPGVTRQSILDLARNWGEFKVSERYITMSDLTTALEEGRVKEMFGAGTACVVCPISNILYKGKHLHIPTMENGPQLTTRFLNKLSDIQYGREDSDWAVLVS from the exons ATGACTGAGTCTTTCAAG GCTTCAGACTTGATTATCACCCCAGCTACAACTTTCAAGGAAAAACCAGATCCCAGTGGTTTGGTATTTGGAACTGTGTTCACTGATAATATGCTGACAATTGAATGGTCCTTGGCTTCAGGATGGGAGAAACCTTATATTAAGCCGCTTGAGAACCTTTCATTGCATCCAGCCTCCTCATCTCTGCATTATGCCATCGAA CCAAGAGGACAGACAGAGGAGAATCTGGTGCCAATGCTGTGGCTCAATGAATACACA TTGTTTGAAGGAATGAAGGCTTACCGAGGAGTAGATGGTAAAATCCGCCTGTTCCGGCCAACCCTCAACATGGACAGGATGGCACGATCAGCAAGACGAGCAACTCTGCCA tcTTTTGACCAGAATGAGCTGTTAGAGTGCATCCGGAAGCTTGTGGAAGTGGAAAAGGAGTGGGTCCCGTACTCAACAACTGCCAGCCTGTATATCCGTCCTACCCTAATTGGAACTGAG CCATCCCTTGGAGTGAAGAAGCCAACTAAAGCCCTACTGTATGTCATACTGAGCCCTGTGGGCCCTTACTTTTCAAGTGGAAGCTTTAATCCAATATCCTTATGGGCAGATCCAAAATATGTAAGAGCCTGGAAAGGAGGAACAGGGGACTGCAAACTAGGAGG gaaTTATGGTTCTTCTATTTATGCCCAGCAAGAAGCCCTGGAGTTAGGCTGTCAGCAGGTTTTGTGGCTCTATGGAGAAGATCACCAAATAACTGAAGTTGGAACAATGAATTTGTTTCTCTACTGGATAAATGAAGATGGAG AAAATGAACTGGCAACGCCACCTTTAGATGGCATCATCCTTCCAGGAGTGACAAGACAAAGCATTTTGGATTTGGCACGTAATTGG GGAGAATTTAAAGTGTCTGAGCGATATATCACCATGAGTGACCTGACAACTGCCTTGGAAGAGGGCAGAGTAAAGGAGATGTTTGGTGCTGGAACAGCTTGTGTTGTATGCCCCATCTCTAACATTTTATATAAGGGCAAG CATTTGCACATTCCAACTATGGAGAATGGACCTCAGTTAACAACCCGTTTCCTGAACAAGCTGAGTGATATCCAG